The Chlorocebus sabaeus isolate Y175 chromosome 6, mChlSab1.0.hap1, whole genome shotgun sequence genome has a segment encoding these proteins:
- the LOC140711887 gene encoding uncharacterized protein isoform X3 codes for MMASPSFLTGRGPKSHLKRSPETPAEALRLPLHRWKSAPGGPEDRTPGILLLGCPRPLLPRRPLLEPGSGRRRGCGGSPQRPPPTPPRFPVPLRAHAPSHPIPGPGAPRSRRCLKGPQPDFQVGSASGPGAPGPVRMREAPAASRVTAVPTVVLETSPLRLSKAGALRGGAWVSGLRGSCLTSPRGRQESLRTDAGSRNAPARRTKPQAESGGRGASSQHQACPDGVGERLRTDAGSRNAPARRTKPQPESRGRGASSQHQACPDGVGERLRTDAGSRNAPARRTKPQAESGGRGASSQHQACPDGVGERLRTDAGSRNAPARRTKPQAESGGRGASSQHQACPDGVGERLRTDAGSRNAPARRTKPQAESGGRGASSQHQACPDGVGESLRTDAGSRNAPAGRTKPQAESGGRDASSQHQACPDGVGVRLGGNFWRVGWC; via the exons atgatggcgagcccatcctttctcaccgggaggggtccaaaatcccatctcaagaggagtcctgagaccccagcagaggccctgaggctccccctccaccggtggaagtcggctccaggaggtcctgaagacaggactccggggatcttgctactgggatgcccgcggccccttctcccacgccgccccctgctggagcccggatccggCCGCCGCCGGGGCTGCGGCGGCAGCCCCCAGCgacccccacccacccctccccgcttccccgtgcccctccgcgcacacgccccctcccaccccatccccggccccggcgccccgcgcagccgccgttgtttaaagggtccgcagcctgacttccaggtggggagcgcgagtgggcccggcgcgccagggccagtgcgcatgcgcgaggcgccaGCGGCCTCCCGCGTCACAGctgttcccacggttgtcttagaaaccagccccctgaggcttagcaaagcaggagccctccgtggcggtgcttgggtgtcggggctgcggggctcctgcctcacctctccacggggtcgacaggaaagtctccggacggacgccgggagtcgcaacgcgccggcccgGAGGAcaaaaccgcaggcggagtccgggggaagaggcgcgtcgtcccagcatcaggcctgcccggacggtgttggg gaacgtctccggactgacgccgggagtcgcaacgcgccggcccgGAGGACAAAACCGCAGCCGGAGTCCAGGGGAAGAGGCGCGTCGTCCCAgcatcaggcctgcccggacggtgttggg gaacgtctccggacggacgccgggagtcgcaacgcgccggcccgGAGGAcaaaaccgcaggcggagtccgggggaagaggcgcgtcgtcccagcatcaggcctgcccggacggtgttggg gaacgtctccggacggacgccgggagtcgcaacgcgccggcccgGAGGAcaaaaccgcaggcggagtccgggggaagaggcgcgtcgtcccagcatcaggcctgcccggacggtgttggg gaacgtctccggacggacgccgggagtcgcaacgcgccggcccgGAGGAcaaaaccgcaggcggagtccgggggaagaggcgcgtcgtcccagcatcaggcctgcccggacggtgttggg gaaagtctccggacggacgccgggagtcgcaacgcgccggccggGAGGACAAAACCGCAGGCAGAGTCCGGGGGAAGAGACGCGTCGTCCCAgcatcaggcctgcccggacggtgttggg
- the LOC140711887 gene encoding uncharacterized protein isoform X4 has translation MMASPSFLTGRGPKSHLKRSPETPAEALRLPLHRWKSAPGGPEDRTPGILLLGCPRPLLPRRPLLEPGSGRRRGCGGSPQRPPPTPPRFPVPLRAHAPSHPIPGPGAPRSRRCLKGPQPDFQVGSASGPGAPGPVRMREAPAASRVTAVPTVVLETSPLRLSKAGALRGGAWVSGLRGSCLTSPRGRQESLRTDAGSRNAPARRTKPQAESGGRGASSQHQACPDGVGERLRTDAGSRNAPARRTKPQPESRGRGASSQHQACPDGVGERLRTDAGSRNAPARRTKPQAESGGRGASSQHQACPDGVGERLRTDAGSRNAPARRTKPQAESGGRGASSQHQACPDGVGERLRTDAGSRNAPARRTKPQAESGGRGASSQHQACPDGVGESLRTDAGSRNAPAGRTKPQAESGGRDASSQHQACPDGVGKGMLREDSG, from the exons atgatggcgagcccatcctttctcaccgggaggggtccaaaatcccatctcaagaggagtcctgagaccccagcagaggccctgaggctccccctccaccggtggaagtcggctccaggaggtcctgaagacaggactccggggatcttgctactgggatgcccgcggccccttctcccacgccgccccctgctggagcccggatccggCCGCCGCCGGGGCTGCGGCGGCAGCCCCCAGCgacccccacccacccctccccgcttccccgtgcccctccgcgcacacgccccctcccaccccatccccggccccggcgccccgcgcagccgccgttgtttaaagggtccgcagcctgacttccaggtggggagcgcgagtgggcccggcgcgccagggccagtgcgcatgcgcgaggcgccaGCGGCCTCCCGCGTCACAGctgttcccacggttgtcttagaaaccagccccctgaggcttagcaaagcaggagccctccgtggcggtgcttgggtgtcggggctgcggggctcctgcctcacctctccacggggtcgacaggaaagtctccggacggacgccgggagtcgcaacgcgccggcccgGAGGAcaaaaccgcaggcggagtccgggggaagaggcgcgtcgtcccagcatcaggcctgcccggacggtgttggg gaacgtctccggactgacgccgggagtcgcaacgcgccggcccgGAGGACAAAACCGCAGCCGGAGTCCAGGGGAAGAGGCGCGTCGTCCCAgcatcaggcctgcccggacggtgttggg gaacgtctccggacggacgccgggagtcgcaacgcgccggcccgGAGGAcaaaaccgcaggcggagtccgggggaagaggcgcgtcgtcccagcatcaggcctgcccggacggtgttggg gaacgtctccggacggacgccgggagtcgcaacgcgccggcccgGAGGAcaaaaccgcaggcggagtccgggggaagaggcgcgtcgtcccagcatcaggcctgcccggacggtgttggg gaacgtctccggacggacgccgggagtcgcaacgcgccggcccgGAGGAcaaaaccgcaggcggagtccgggggaagaggcgcgtcgtcccagcatcaggcctgcccggacggtgttggg gaaagtctccggacggacgccgggagtcgcaacgcgccggccggGAGGACAAAACCGCAGGCAGAGTCCGGGGGAAGAGACGCGTCGTCCCAgcatcaggcctgcccggacggtgttggg
- the LOC140711887 gene encoding uncharacterized protein isoform X1 — protein sequence MMASPSFLTGRGPKSHLKRSPETPAEALRLPLHRWKSAPGGPEDRTPGILLLGCPRPLLPRRPLLEPGSGRRRGCGGSPQRPPPTPPRFPVPLRAHAPSHPIPGPGAPRSRRCLKGPQPDFQVGSASGPGAPGPVRMREAPAASRVTAVPTVVLETSPLRLSKAGALRGGAWVSGLRGSCLTSPRGRQESLRTDAGSRNAPARRTKPQAESGGRGASSQHQACPDGVGERLRTDAGSRNAPARRTKPQPESRGRGASSQHQACPDGVGERLRTDAGSRNAPARRTKPQAESGGRGASSQHQACPDGVGERLRTDAGSRNAPARRTKPQAESGGRGASSQHQACPDGVGERLRTDAGSRNAPARRTKPQAESGGRGASSQHQACPDGVGVSLPKSLAPVISTTVPPACPWAALSPEGPSRPEQKPAASGGLCACGGCVSVPLLPCDCVCLRLSHSLLSLWPSLSVCLSLFLPVCVRLPVCVGALGRMRPVRPKATSCVSAWLCRASFFCLCAWVLRRARQWFSPPFHLGSLRATTA from the exons atgatggcgagcccatcctttctcaccgggaggggtccaaaatcccatctcaagaggagtcctgagaccccagcagaggccctgaggctccccctccaccggtggaagtcggctccaggaggtcctgaagacaggactccggggatcttgctactgggatgcccgcggccccttctcccacgccgccccctgctggagcccggatccggCCGCCGCCGGGGCTGCGGCGGCAGCCCCCAGCgacccccacccacccctccccgcttccccgtgcccctccgcgcacacgccccctcccaccccatccccggccccggcgccccgcgcagccgccgttgtttaaagggtccgcagcctgacttccaggtggggagcgcgagtgggcccggcgcgccagggccagtgcgcatgcgcgaggcgccaGCGGCCTCCCGCGTCACAGctgttcccacggttgtcttagaaaccagccccctgaggcttagcaaagcaggagccctccgtggcggtgcttgggtgtcggggctgcggggctcctgcctcacctctccacggggtcgacaggaaagtctccggacggacgccgggagtcgcaacgcgccggcccgGAGGAcaaaaccgcaggcggagtccgggggaagaggcgcgtcgtcccagcatcaggcctgcccggacggtgttggg gaacgtctccggactgacgccgggagtcgcaacgcgccggcccgGAGGACAAAACCGCAGCCGGAGTCCAGGGGAAGAGGCGCGTCGTCCCAgcatcaggcctgcccggacggtgttggg gaacgtctccggacggacgccgggagtcgcaacgcgccggcccgGAGGAcaaaaccgcaggcggagtccgggggaagaggcgcgtcgtcccagcatcaggcctgcccggacggtgttggg gaacgtctccggacggacgccgggagtcgcaacgcgccggcccgGAGGAcaaaaccgcaggcggagtccgggggaagaggcgcgtcgtcccagcatcaggcctgcccggacggtgttggg gaacgtctccggacggacgccgggagtcgcaacgcgccggcccgGAGGAcaaaaccgcaggcggagtccgggggaagaggcgcgtcgtcccagcatcaggcctgcccggacggtgttggggtgagtctccccaaaagtcttgcccccgtgatctccacgaccgttccgcccgcctgtccgtgggctgctctctccccggaggggccttcacgcccggagcagaagcctgcagcgtcaggggggctgtgtgcctgcgggggctgcgtttctgtgccgctgctgccgtgtgactgtgtgtgtctgcgtctctcccattctctcttgtctctctggccctcactctctgtgtgtctttccctctttctgccggtttgtgtgcgCCTGCCCGTGTGCGTGGGTGCGTtgggacgaatgcgcccggtgcgcccaaaggcgacttcttgcgtgtcggcctggctctgccgagcctctttcttctgcctctgtgcctgggtcttgcggcgggctcgtcagtggttttcgccgccgttccacttggggtccctgagggccacgaccgcgtga
- the LOC140711887 gene encoding uncharacterized protein isoform X5 → MMASPSFLTGRGPKSHLKRSPETPAEALRLPLHRWKSAPGGPEDRTPGILLLGCPRPLLPRRPLLEPGSGRRRGCGGSPQRPPPTPPRFPVPLRAHAPSHPIPGPGAPRSRRCLKGPQPDFQVGSASGPGAPGPVRMREAPAASRVTAVPTVVLETSPLRLSKAGALRGGAWVSGLRGSCLTSPRGRQESLRTDAGSRNAPARRTKPQAESGGRGASSQHQACPDGVGERLRTDAGSRNAPARRTKPQPESRGRGASSQHQACPDGVGERLRTDAGSRNAPARRTKPQAESGGRGASSQHQACPDGVGERLRTDAGSRNAPARRTKPQAESGGRGASSQHQACPDGVGERLRTDAGSRNAPARRTKPQAESGGRGASSQHQACPDGVGVRLGGNFWRVGWC, encoded by the exons atgatggcgagcccatcctttctcaccgggaggggtccaaaatcccatctcaagaggagtcctgagaccccagcagaggccctgaggctccccctccaccggtggaagtcggctccaggaggtcctgaagacaggactccggggatcttgctactgggatgcccgcggccccttctcccacgccgccccctgctggagcccggatccggCCGCCGCCGGGGCTGCGGCGGCAGCCCCCAGCgacccccacccacccctccccgcttccccgtgcccctccgcgcacacgccccctcccaccccatccccggccccggcgccccgcgcagccgccgttgtttaaagggtccgcagcctgacttccaggtggggagcgcgagtgggcccggcgcgccagggccagtgcgcatgcgcgaggcgccaGCGGCCTCCCGCGTCACAGctgttcccacggttgtcttagaaaccagccccctgaggcttagcaaagcaggagccctccgtggcggtgcttgggtgtcggggctgcggggctcctgcctcacctctccacggggtcgacaggaaagtctccggacggacgccgggagtcgcaacgcgccggcccgGAGGAcaaaaccgcaggcggagtccgggggaagaggcgcgtcgtcccagcatcaggcctgcccggacggtgttggg gaacgtctccggactgacgccgggagtcgcaacgcgccggcccgGAGGACAAAACCGCAGCCGGAGTCCAGGGGAAGAGGCGCGTCGTCCCAgcatcaggcctgcccggacggtgttggg gaacgtctccggacggacgccgggagtcgcaacgcgccggcccgGAGGAcaaaaccgcaggcggagtccgggggaagaggcgcgtcgtcccagcatcaggcctgcccggacggtgttggg gaacgtctccggacggacgccgggagtcgcaacgcgccggcccgGAGGAcaaaaccgcaggcggagtccgggggaagaggcgcgtcgtcccagcatcaggcctgcccggacggtgttggg gaacgtctccggacggacgccgggagtcgcaacgcgccggcccgGAGGAcaaaaccgcaggcggagtccgggggaagaggcgcgtcgtcccagcatcaggcctgcccggacggtgttggg
- the LOC140711887 gene encoding uncharacterized protein isoform X6 translates to MMASPSFLTGRGPKSHLKRSPETPAEALRLPLHRWKSAPGGPEDRTPGILLLGCPRPLLPRRPLLEPGSGRRRGCGGSPQRPPPTPPRFPVPLRAHAPSHPIPGPGAPRSRRCLKGPQPDFQVGSASGPGAPGPVRMREAPAASRVTAVPTVVLETSPLRLSKAGALRGGAWVSGLRGSCLTSPRGRQESLRTDAGSRNAPARRTKPQAESGGRGASSQHQACPDGVGERLRTDAGSRNAPARRTKPQPESRGRGASSQHQACPDGVGERLRTDAGSRNAPARRTKPQAESGGRGASSQHQACPDGVGERLRTDAGSRNAPARRTKPQAESGGRGASSQHQACPDGVGERLRTDAGSRNAPARRTKPQAESGGRGASSQHQACPDGVGKGMLREDSG, encoded by the exons atgatggcgagcccatcctttctcaccgggaggggtccaaaatcccatctcaagaggagtcctgagaccccagcagaggccctgaggctccccctccaccggtggaagtcggctccaggaggtcctgaagacaggactccggggatcttgctactgggatgcccgcggccccttctcccacgccgccccctgctggagcccggatccggCCGCCGCCGGGGCTGCGGCGGCAGCCCCCAGCgacccccacccacccctccccgcttccccgtgcccctccgcgcacacgccccctcccaccccatccccggccccggcgccccgcgcagccgccgttgtttaaagggtccgcagcctgacttccaggtggggagcgcgagtgggcccggcgcgccagggccagtgcgcatgcgcgaggcgccaGCGGCCTCCCGCGTCACAGctgttcccacggttgtcttagaaaccagccccctgaggcttagcaaagcaggagccctccgtggcggtgcttgggtgtcggggctgcggggctcctgcctcacctctccacggggtcgacaggaaagtctccggacggacgccgggagtcgcaacgcgccggcccgGAGGAcaaaaccgcaggcggagtccgggggaagaggcgcgtcgtcccagcatcaggcctgcccggacggtgttggg gaacgtctccggactgacgccgggagtcgcaacgcgccggcccgGAGGACAAAACCGCAGCCGGAGTCCAGGGGAAGAGGCGCGTCGTCCCAgcatcaggcctgcccggacggtgttggg gaacgtctccggacggacgccgggagtcgcaacgcgccggcccgGAGGAcaaaaccgcaggcggagtccgggggaagaggcgcgtcgtcccagcatcaggcctgcccggacggtgttggg gaacgtctccggacggacgccgggagtcgcaacgcgccggcccgGAGGAcaaaaccgcaggcggagtccgggggaagaggcgcgtcgtcccagcatcaggcctgcccggacggtgttggg gaacgtctccggacggacgccgggagtcgcaacgcgccggcccgGAGGAcaaaaccgcaggcggagtccgggggaagaggcgcgtcgtcccagcatcaggcctgcccggacggtgttggg